The following are encoded together in the Bradyrhizobium algeriense genome:
- a CDS encoding alpha/beta hydrolase — MTTFVLIPGAGGAAWYWHRVLPLLKQAGHEALAVDLPGDDAHAGLHAYADLVVASIGKRNDVTLVAQSMGAFTAALVCTRARTPIRMLAFVNAMIPLPGETAGEWWDHTGWLEARKAAAKRSGYSVEFDLATYFLHDVPKDVAKEGAAHERQESEIAFSEPANFQAWPDVPIHVVVGKDDRFFPRDFQARVAHQRLGKTIDEIPGGHLVALSHPRELAELLLAYVAQ, encoded by the coding sequence ATGACGACATTCGTTCTAATTCCCGGAGCTGGCGGTGCTGCATGGTATTGGCATCGCGTCCTGCCATTGCTCAAGCAAGCCGGTCACGAGGCGCTTGCCGTCGACCTCCCCGGTGACGACGCTCACGCAGGCCTACACGCCTACGCCGACCTCGTCGTCGCCTCGATCGGGAAGCGAAACGACGTGACACTCGTTGCCCAATCGATGGGCGCATTTACGGCAGCGCTCGTGTGCACTCGCGCTCGGACGCCGATTCGCATGCTCGCCTTCGTGAACGCGATGATCCCTCTTCCCGGCGAAACGGCCGGTGAGTGGTGGGATCACACTGGATGGCTCGAAGCGCGGAAGGCTGCGGCCAAGCGTAGTGGCTACAGCGTCGAGTTCGATCTCGCCACGTATTTCCTCCATGATGTGCCAAAGGATGTCGCCAAAGAAGGAGCCGCGCACGAGCGCCAGGAATCCGAGATCGCCTTCAGCGAGCCCGCGAACTTCCAAGCGTGGCCCGACGTTCCGATTCACGTGGTAGTTGGTAAAGACGATCGGTTCTTTCCGCGTGACTTTCAGGCGCGCGTGGCACACCAGCGGCTCGGCAAGACCATTGACGAAATCCCAGGTGGCCACCTGGTTGCGCTCTCCCATCCACGCGAACTCGCCGAACTCCTGCTTGCCTACGTCGCGCAATAG
- a CDS encoding cupin domain-containing protein, protein MQFRTTGLLLLGAMALPASGTAQITPAPPAITRTVIAATKLPTVTDVPLHFKAVSVTLQPDEKSGVLGANGILYQMSGSTEVALDGEAKMVNAGEGLFIAGGKTAALTAGSGGPSTFLHFFLAPAVDLGRPAETAPAAVRELYRTANPIPDLKPGGYDLNLTRVTFPARMPSNPPHHRSGAALYFIISGTGANTVDGKTEARGPGSLIYEPYGLVHQWGNPGDEPLIFLAF, encoded by the coding sequence ATGCAATTCAGGACAACCGGACTACTGTTGCTCGGCGCGATGGCGCTTCCCGCCTCCGGGACCGCACAAATCACCCCCGCTCCACCGGCAATTACACGAACAGTGATCGCCGCAACCAAACTGCCGACCGTCACAGACGTGCCGCTCCATTTCAAAGCAGTGAGCGTCACTCTTCAGCCGGATGAGAAGAGCGGCGTTTTGGGAGCCAACGGCATCCTCTACCAGATGTCAGGATCGACCGAGGTCGCGCTCGATGGCGAGGCCAAAATGGTCAACGCCGGAGAGGGGCTGTTCATCGCCGGCGGAAAGACCGCGGCGCTAACGGCGGGCAGCGGAGGGCCATCGACTTTCCTCCACTTCTTCCTCGCGCCCGCCGTGGACTTGGGTCGGCCTGCCGAGACGGCACCTGCCGCCGTGAGAGAATTGTATCGCACAGCGAATCCGATCCCCGACCTGAAGCCAGGCGGTTATGATCTCAATCTCACGCGAGTCACATTTCCGGCGCGGATGCCCTCCAACCCTCCACACCATCGGTCAGGCGCGGCTCTATATTTTATCATCTCCGGCACCGGGGCCAACACGGTCGACGGTAAGACAGAAGCAAGGGGACCGGGTTCTTTGATCTATGAACCCTACGGCCTCGTGCACCAATGGGGAAACCCAGGCGACGAGCCGTTGATATTCTTGGCCTTCTAG
- a CDS encoding recombinase family protein: protein MANALVVHAKRLPQSQKALRAAQYVRMSTDYQQYSIENQAVVIATYAELHKLTIVRTNRDEGESGLKIENRVGLTELVEDVQSGRADFAHLLVFDVSRWGRFQDVDESAHYEFICRKAGVKVAYCAEQFDNDGSLLASIMKNIKRVMAAEFSRELSAKVFAGSIRLTRRGFKMGGPTAYALQRRLVDDQCRPKGILTVGQRKSLLTDHVKLILGAPDQVEIVKWIFHEYLRHKSQATIARELNRRGIMNSQGKPWLGKAVGELLRNEAYIGVLTYNRKSRKLGAKVTRNPRELWIRNEDAIEPIIHRDAFRRVQKIMGEGRVSIPEEEMLLRLRKVLMKKGRLSKTIINSSSGLPSMSSYFVHFGALRNIYRLIGYNGNQGWFDKYAAHQRWVALQLGNAARLRDAFEKLGRHATLNAATECLRIDNAVNVVFRVARCRNYESRPLRWTLQYRVRWPKGWVVAVRLDEKNEAIFDYVLMPSTWLTFNRRMFWFSKEVYKDHTINRFDRFEALSRFLIERVGKEKPSRDVEALPRAPVASPRKSKGA, encoded by the coding sequence ATGGCGAACGCCCTTGTCGTGCATGCGAAACGCCTGCCTCAGTCGCAAAAAGCCCTACGGGCGGCGCAGTATGTCCGCATGTCGACGGATTACCAGCAATACTCCATTGAGAATCAGGCAGTGGTCATCGCGACCTACGCCGAACTTCACAAGCTAACCATCGTCCGTACCAATCGTGATGAGGGCGAAAGCGGCCTCAAGATCGAAAACCGGGTTGGCCTTACCGAACTGGTCGAAGACGTGCAATCGGGGCGCGCTGACTTCGCTCATCTGCTTGTCTTCGACGTCAGCCGGTGGGGACGCTTTCAGGATGTTGACGAGAGCGCGCATTACGAGTTCATCTGCCGCAAGGCGGGCGTCAAGGTCGCTTATTGCGCGGAGCAATTCGACAATGACGGAAGCCTTCTCGCCAGCATCATGAAGAACATTAAGAGAGTGATGGCGGCTGAGTTCAGTCGGGAACTCTCCGCCAAAGTTTTTGCAGGGTCAATCCGACTGACGCGTCGCGGCTTCAAAATGGGCGGCCCTACCGCTTACGCGCTGCAACGACGTCTCGTCGACGATCAATGCAGGCCGAAGGGTATTTTGACGGTCGGCCAGCGCAAATCTTTGCTCACCGACCACGTCAAGCTCATCCTTGGGGCACCCGATCAAGTCGAAATCGTGAAATGGATTTTCCACGAGTATCTCCGTCACAAATCGCAGGCGACCATTGCCCGAGAGCTCAACCGGCGAGGGATCATGAATAGCCAGGGGAAACCGTGGCTTGGAAAAGCGGTCGGCGAGCTTCTCCGGAACGAAGCCTATATTGGCGTTCTGACCTACAATCGCAAAAGCAGGAAGCTTGGCGCCAAGGTCACGCGCAACCCAAGGGAGCTTTGGATCAGAAATGAAGATGCCATCGAGCCCATCATCCATCGCGACGCATTCCGGCGCGTGCAAAAGATCATGGGCGAGGGGCGCGTCAGTATTCCCGAAGAAGAAATGTTGCTTCGCCTTCGCAAGGTCCTGATGAAGAAAGGCAGGCTCAGTAAAACGATCATCAATTCAAGTTCTGGTCTGCCATCCATGTCTTCGTATTTTGTGCACTTCGGCGCGTTGCGGAACATCTATCGGCTCATCGGGTACAACGGCAATCAAGGCTGGTTTGACAAATACGCCGCGCATCAACGATGGGTCGCCCTGCAGCTTGGCAATGCTGCGCGCCTTCGAGACGCTTTCGAGAAACTTGGTCGCCATGCCACCCTCAACGCTGCGACCGAATGTCTTCGAATCGATAATGCCGTGAATGTCGTCTTTCGTGTCGCAAGATGCCGCAACTACGAAAGTCGGCCCCTGCGCTGGACGCTGCAGTATCGCGTGAGATGGCCGAAGGGATGGGTTGTCGCGGTCCGGCTGGACGAGAAGAACGAAGCGATCTTCGACTACGTCTTGATGCCCTCGACGTGGCTCACCTTCAACCGTCGCATGTTCTGGTTCTCCAAGGAGGTCTATAAGGACCACACGATAAACCGCTTTGACAGGTTCGAGGCACTGTCACGGTTCCTAATCGAGCGCGTCGGCAAGGAAAAGCCTTCGCGAGACGTCGAGGCGCTGCCGCGCGCTCCGGTGGCTAGCCCGAGAAAGTCGAAAGGCGCTTAA
- a CDS encoding zinc-finger domain-containing protein has product MESYPTFHNEVGVPIVRIGCREFKCIGDKPPQDHPHIFLKMGDASEIVCPYCSTLFRFDPSLGAHQADPADCAYGDRD; this is encoded by the coding sequence ATGGAAAGTTATCCGACGTTTCATAACGAAGTCGGGGTGCCGATCGTCCGCATTGGCTGCCGCGAGTTCAAGTGCATTGGGGATAAACCGCCACAAGATCACCCACACATCTTCCTCAAGATGGGCGATGCCAGTGAGATCGTCTGCCCCTATTGCTCTACGCTATTCCGCTTCGATCCGAGCTTGGGCGCACACCAAGCTGATCCGGCAGATTGTGCTTACGGTGACAGGGACTGA
- a CDS encoding VOC family protein, with protein sequence MIEGISAVTLGTHEMPRAVRFYGALGFEVLHGGEGSSLTSFRAGASFLNLIAQPAERRWSWWGRVIFYVADVDALYDRALAAGYQPATVPRDAEWGERFFHLIDPDGHELSFARPLLPVSVQ encoded by the coding sequence ATGATCGAGGGGATCAGCGCGGTCACACTGGGCACCCACGAAATGCCACGAGCTGTCCGGTTCTACGGCGCGCTGGGGTTTGAGGTCCTGCATGGCGGCGAAGGGTCGTCCCTCACCAGCTTTCGAGCAGGGGCGAGCTTTCTTAACCTCATCGCCCAGCCAGCCGAGCGGCGCTGGTCCTGGTGGGGGCGGGTAATCTTCTACGTTGCCGATGTTGACGCACTTTACGACCGTGCGCTCGCAGCGGGATACCAGCCAGCTACCGTGCCCCGCGATGCCGAATGGGGTGAGCGCTTCTTCCACCTAATTGACCCCGACGGCCACGAACTCAGTTTCGCTCGGCCTTTGCTCCCGGTTTCCGTCCAATAG
- a CDS encoding Crp/Fnr family transcriptional regulator, whose translation MESSSADFSTILNRILDTAADNLRIAKILVQMGLDPNSITYDALFNRLLEIVLANITLANMFALVGAIFLVATLLMHTMVPLRVANMAGCTFFVAFGALSGNVATFILYLLLLPINAIRLRQMLNLIKRARIATEGDTSLEWLKPFMTERKYRRGDKLFKKDDAATEMFLTVTGKFLVREIDVELPPGRLMGELGFLTPNKRRTATVECIEDGQVMTITYDRLLEIYFQNPQFGYYFLVLTSQRLLENISRLEGIIAQEKAARQTPATDDIA comes from the coding sequence ATGGAGTCGAGCAGTGCAGATTTTTCGACGATACTAAACCGCATTCTTGATACGGCGGCGGACAACCTCAGGATCGCAAAGATTCTGGTTCAGATGGGCCTCGATCCCAACAGCATCACCTACGACGCACTATTCAATCGGCTGCTGGAAATTGTGCTAGCCAACATTACGCTTGCCAACATGTTCGCTCTGGTTGGCGCCATCTTTCTTGTCGCTACCTTGCTGATGCATACAATGGTGCCGCTGCGCGTCGCGAACATGGCCGGCTGTACATTCTTCGTCGCCTTTGGCGCGCTTTCAGGAAACGTCGCGACTTTTATCTTGTATCTGCTGTTGCTGCCTATCAATGCAATTCGCCTCCGTCAAATGCTCAATCTGATCAAGAGGGCACGTATCGCGACGGAGGGCGATACCTCATTGGAATGGCTCAAACCTTTCATGACCGAGCGCAAATATCGCCGGGGCGATAAATTGTTCAAGAAGGATGATGCGGCCACCGAAATGTTCTTGACGGTCACAGGAAAGTTTTTGGTCAGGGAAATCGACGTCGAACTTCCGCCGGGACGACTGATGGGCGAGCTTGGTTTCCTTACTCCCAATAAACGGCGAACCGCGACCGTCGAATGCATTGAAGACGGGCAGGTGATGACTATAACTTATGATAGGCTGCTCGAGATCTACTTTCAAAATCCGCAATTCGGTTACTACTTTCTCGTGCTGACCAGCCAGCGCCTGCTGGAGAACATCTCGCGGCTAGAAGGAATTATCGCACAAGAAAAAGCCGCGCGGCAGACTCCAGCCACGGATGATATAGCTTAA
- a CDS encoding acetamidase/formamidase family protein, giving the protein MSVNHGDGNENAHPHHHACTNLFGCGDEKGTGIIREDIKDAAFDNRASDTLLHMDEVDQETLDGYLSARGHWRRKFLQASSFMGALAAIEPWFARLARAQEAGAAPKRQSDRGGRVHVVPSTKETVQLGVYDANLAPILAIDSGDVISFPDTWSHFLNEMQPGVPIDRLAKLRVDNPGRGPHSIIGPIAVNKAEPGDVLEIRYQRIRPYEWGAVFNNPGSLGTGLLPQDYAQGQIKYVDLDLRAMKGKFMPNITIPLKPFQGTLGVAPPDGYFPPLSPGVTSSVPPGPHAGNLDLSELSEGSTLYIPVWKPGALIYTGDSHAVQGDGEISLTALETRMKELRIQIILHKQKNLAWPVAETDTHWIVIGLDKDLNTAMALAARNAIKFLATRAKISELDAYALCSVAVSFRVTQVVDIVRGVHALIPKTIFAPQLRREMTMV; this is encoded by the coding sequence ATGTCGGTGAACCACGGCGACGGAAATGAGAACGCCCACCCTCACCATCACGCCTGCACCAATCTCTTTGGCTGCGGCGACGAGAAGGGCACGGGCATCATCCGCGAGGACATCAAGGATGCCGCGTTCGACAATCGCGCGTCCGATACCCTCCTCCACATGGACGAGGTCGATCAGGAGACGCTCGACGGCTATCTGTCGGCGCGCGGTCATTGGCGGCGCAAGTTCCTGCAAGCAAGCAGCTTCATGGGTGCGCTCGCCGCGATCGAGCCGTGGTTTGCGAGGCTGGCGCGGGCGCAGGAGGCCGGCGCGGCGCCAAAGCGCCAATCCGATCGTGGAGGCCGCGTGCACGTGGTCCCGTCGACTAAGGAGACGGTGCAGCTCGGCGTGTACGACGCCAACCTAGCGCCCATTCTCGCGATCGATTCAGGCGACGTCATCAGCTTTCCCGATACCTGGTCGCACTTCCTCAATGAAATGCAGCCTGGCGTGCCGATCGACAGGCTGGCGAAGCTGCGGGTCGACAATCCCGGCAGAGGGCCGCATTCGATCATCGGACCGATCGCCGTAAACAAGGCCGAGCCGGGCGATGTGTTGGAGATCCGCTACCAGCGGATCCGTCCCTACGAATGGGGCGCCGTCTTCAACAACCCGGGCTCGCTGGGGACCGGCCTGCTGCCGCAGGACTATGCTCAGGGGCAGATCAAGTATGTCGATCTCGACCTGCGCGCCATGAAGGGCAAGTTCATGCCCAACATCACCATTCCGTTGAAGCCCTTCCAAGGCACCTTGGGCGTTGCGCCACCCGATGGCTATTTCCCGCCCTTGAGTCCCGGCGTCACCAGCTCGGTGCCGCCGGGCCCGCACGCGGGCAATCTCGATCTCAGCGAGCTGTCCGAGGGCTCGACGCTCTACATCCCGGTGTGGAAGCCGGGCGCCCTCATCTATACGGGTGATAGCCACGCGGTGCAGGGGGACGGCGAGATTTCGCTCACAGCGCTGGAGACGCGGATGAAAGAGCTGCGCATCCAGATCATCCTCCACAAGCAGAAGAACCTGGCCTGGCCCGTGGCGGAGACGGACACACATTGGATCGTCATCGGGCTCGACAAGGACCTGAACACGGCGATGGCACTTGCTGCGCGCAATGCGATCAAGTTCCTGGCGACCCGGGCGAAGATCAGCGAGCTCGACGCCTACGCGCTGTGCAGCGTGGCGGTGAGCTTCCGCGTGACCCAGGTGGTAGACATCGTGCGCGGCGTCCACGCACTGATACCGAAGACCATCTTCGCTCCCCAGCTCAGGCGCGAGATGACGATGGTGTGA
- a CDS encoding DUF1488 family protein gives MVVAGGDYVHFVVEYGGKIEKCRVTETALLNRERMSRRDAGHAQLIAIFVRHRAEIEHLARAKLQREGHSDRGVVVTTEDLNP, from the coding sequence ATGGTTGTTGCTGGCGGCGATTACGTCCATTTCGTGGTGGAGTACGGCGGCAAAATCGAAAAGTGCCGGGTAACGGAGACTGCCCTTCTGAACAGAGAGCGTATGAGCAGAAGGGACGCAGGCCATGCACAACTCATCGCTATCTTTGTAAGGCACCGAGCCGAGATCGAACATCTCGCTCGCGCGAAGTTGCAGCGGGAGGGGCACTCTGACCGCGGTGTTGTAGTGACCACTGAGGATCTGAACCCTTGA